ATCCGGCGCGCCTTGTGCTTTTTTCCAAGGAATTCCCCCATGTCCTCCACGACCGCCCCTACGACCGCTACTTTGCTTCGCGGCGGCAATGTGCTCGACGCGGCCACCGGTCGCCTGCTCGAACGTCACGATGTGGCCATCGTCGGCAATCGCATCACGGCGGTGAGCGCCACGCCGCTCGACATCGCCGATGCAACGGTGATCGACGTCACCGGCAAGACCGTCATGCCCGGCATGATCGACTGCCACGTGCACGTGCTCGCCTCGCATCCGAACCTCGGCACCAACGCCAGTCAGCCGAACGTGCTGACCGTGCTCAAGTCGCTGCCGATCATGCAGGGCATGCTCAATCGCGGCTTCACCACCGTGCGCGACGCAGGCGGTGCCGACTGGGCGCTGCAACAGGCGATCGAACAAGGCGTGATCCCGGGCCCGCGCATTTTCCCGTCGGGCAAGGCGCTGTCGCAAACCGGCGGCCACGGCGATTTCCGTCCGCGCAGCGACGTGCTTGAGCCGTGCTCGTGCGCGTTCCGTGCGGGTGCCATCGGCCGCGTGGTCGACGGCGTCGATCCGATTCGTCTCGCCGTGCGCGAAGAGATTCAGAAGGGCGCGACGCAGATCAAACTGATGGCATCGGGGGGCGTGGCCTCGCCGGTCGATCCCATCGCCAACACGCAGTATTCGGAAGACGAAATCCGCGCAGCCGTGGCGGAAGCGGAAGCGGCACAGACTTACGTGATGGCGCACGCGTACACACCGAAGGCCATCGCGCGCGCTGTGCGTTGCGGCGTGCGCACCATCGAGCACGGCAATCTGTGCGACGCCGAGACGGCGAAGCTCATGGCCGAGAAAGGCGCTTACGTGGTGCCAACGCTCGTTACCTACGACGCCCTCGCCAAGGACGGCGAATCGCTGGTCTGCCGCCGGAATCCGTCGCCAAGGTGGAGAGCGTGCAACGCGCCGGTCGCGAATCGCTCGCGATCTACCGTGATGCTGGCGTGAAGATGGGCTTCGGCTCGGACCTGCTCGGCGACATGCACAAGTATCAGTCCGACGAGCTGACGATTCGCGCCGACGTGCTGGGCGCAGCCGACACGCTGCGTTCCGCGACGGTGATCGGCGCGGAGATTCTGAATCGCGTGGGTGAGCTGGGCGTGATCGCGCCGGGCGCGCTCGCCGACGTGCTCGTCGTCGATGGGAATCCGCTCGAATCGATCGACGTGCTGACGGGTCAGGGCGAGGCCATTCGCTGGGTCTTCAAGGACGGCAAGGTCGCAAAGCAACCGTAATCGCTTTACCGCTTCGTAAGCACGAGAAAACGCCGCGACGGGCATGACGTCGCGGCGTTTTTTTCTTTCGGCGCGCGCGCTCGCCAGTCCCGGCACTCGGGCAAAAAGTAAAAGCGGCACGCAAGTTGGGGGACTAGTCTCATCTCACAAACGTAGAGAACAAGGTCCCCCATGACAATCGTTCTGACGCCCCTGCCACCGTCCGTCATGCGCCAACTTTCGACGTCCAGCGCGAGAGGCGACGCCTCGCGGTCACGCGTCGGTGACTGGATCGTCAGCGTCACGCAGCAGGACGTCATGTCGCTGGAGGAGGCCTGTGAAGTGCATTCGCTCGAAACGCTCCGAACGTCCATCTCCGACGGGCTACGTGCGATAAGCAACGCGTGGAACGACATCGAGAAGATGGTGAAGGTCGACGCCGACGCCGTACCGCTGTCGAAGGAGTTTGCGCCGATCGACGCGCTCGTCGAGCGCGTGAGCGCGGCCTCACGCCATTACGGCGACGGTCTCGTCGCCATCGGACCTTTGATCGGAAGTCTGGAAAAAGCGATCGCGCGCATCTACCGTTCGCGTCAGGCGCCATGGGGTTCATGGCGGTCGGTCGGCTCACAAAAGACCCGTCCGGCGTGCGACGGACTCACCCTCAATGCCACCGCTGCCTTCACGGTCTTCTATCACCTCGAACATGCCGTGAATGACATCCTGGCGACATTGCTCGCCGTCCAGTGTCTGGAGGCGCAAAGCGTCTGCGTTGCGTTCGAGCCACCGCAGAACAGCCACGACCCGGCAACCGGCGATCTGCCAAAAGACGAGGATGTGATCAAAGCGCAACAGCTCGCCGTGGCCACCCGAAGGGCGGGACGCGCGTTGGACAGGATGCGACCGATCATCGACAACGCGCTATTTCAGGCATCGGCTGCCATGCCTGCGGAACGACGTCGATGGAAGATAAGAATCGCCATTCTTGTCGTTCTTTTCATGCTGTCGGCCACGCTCATTGCCGCGACGATATTGCTGCCGCAGATGTTTCCGACGCTCGTGATCATCGGTGTCGCACTGAAGATTGCGTCGGGGCTTCTCAGCGGCCTCAGTCTGGTCAACAGCGTGTTCACCCTTGTCGCTTACCCGCGCAATCGCGGATGGGACGGTATGTCGGCGTGCATCGAGAAAGTGCGGAATCTCTACGGATCGATGAACTTGCGAATCAGGGAACAACAGGAGGCCGTGTGCGAGCGCGAAGAGGACGTTCTGCGTCGAGGGTTAAGCGATTGCGGCACCCAGATTCGGCTGGCTGCGGGCAAGCACAAGGACATCATGCACAAGCTCGATCGCCTCAACGACGCGATGCACGCATCGCTTTGATCGCGAGGCTGTCGTCCGTTTCACTTAACGTTTTACCTTTTGGATAAGCGACGTCATGCCAGAGATTTCCAATCAGAACCCACCTCCTCATCAATACCCATCGTGTTCGCTGCCAGGCACAGTTTGCGCTGCGGCGGATGCGCTCACCCGACGTGGGATGCTGTCTTCCCGCAATAGCCAATTACGGATGCAAATGGCTTGCCTCAGGCAACTGCGTGCGAGTCAGGACGATGCTTTGCAGTTACTTGACCAACTTGAAGCACGGGCTGAGCAACTGATGAATCAAGGCGCCTCGTCACACACGGAGGGCCCGCGTCTGACAATTCGCGCGACCTTTCGGGCAGAAATCAAGCGCTGCCAGAAAGCGTTAGGGATAGATCCTGGGTCCCAGTGGTAAGCGGCCCCCCGGGCACTGGAGAGATTTCCAGTCCTCGGGGGGCCGATGCGCCATGCGTCGGTCATCGACGCGCAACGCGTGACTTACTTCTTCCAGCCCGGCGTGACGAATACCGAGCGGACGTCGTCGAGCGTGTGCGAGACCGTCTCGCGGGCGCGTTCGGTACCGGCGCGCAGCATGTCCCACACGTAGTCGGGGTTCTTCGCGTACTCCTCGCGACGCTCGCGCATCGGACGCAGCATTTCCTGAAGGCGCTCTTCCAGGCGCGCCTTCACCTTCGAGTCGGCCAGACCGCCGCGCACGTAGTGGTCCTTGAGCGCTTGCAGGCCTTCCTTGTCTTCGTCGAAGGCATCGAGGTAGGCGAAGGCGACGTTACCTTCCAGATGCCCCGGGTCTTCGACCTTCAGGTGCAGCGGGTCGGTGTAGCACTTCTTCACGGCCGCGCGGATTTCGTCCGGGGAGGAGGAAATGTTGATGACGTTGCCGAGCGACTTGCTCATCTTCGCCTTGCCGTCGATGCCCGGCAGACGCCCGATGGGCGGCACGAGCGCCTTTGCTTCGGTGAGGATCTCCCGACCGGCCATGCGATTGAGGCGACGCGCAATTTCGTTCGTCTGCTCGATCATCGGCAACTGGTCTTCGCCCACGGGGACGAGCGTGGCGCGAAACGCGGTGATGTCCGCCGCCTGGCTCACGGGATACGTGAGGAAGCCGGCCGGAATATCGCGCTCGAAGTTGCGCAGGGAGATTTCCTGCTTCACGGTCGGGTTGCGCTCCAGACGCGCCACCGTGACCAGATTCAGGTAGTAGAACGTGAGTTCGGTCAGTTCGGGCAGCCAGGTCTGCACGCAGATGGTCGTGACGTCCGGGTCAATGCCGACGGCCAGATAGTCGAGCGCCACCTCGGAGACGTTGCGATGGACCTTGTCGCGGCCTTTGCCTTCGTCGTCGGTGTTATCGGTCAGCGCCTGAGCGTCGGCGACCAGAATGAACTGCTTGTACTCGTGCTGATATGCAACACGGTTCTTGAGACTACCGACGTAGTGGCCCAGATGCAGCGGGCCCGTCGGACGGTCACCCGTGAGGATCACCTTGCGATCCGCAGGCGCCTTCGAAACACTCATTTTCCTCTCCGTAATCAAGCGTCGTTTCCGAATGGTAGCGCGTCGGCCCGATGACGGTACAGAAACCCCTCCCGCAACACGTTGACGGCGCGGCCGTCTGAGCAACGCCCACACCATAAAAACCGGGGGCCGACGCCCGAAAACGAACCCAAAATTAGTCTCTTCCAACGACAGCTGGGCTTAACCAGGCACGTTCGTGAGTACCGAAAGGAGGCGTTCAAATTGAATAGCGGCGTCCGGCGACGGATATCAGAATTCGGCCTCCCGAGTGTCATTTGCACCGGGAAAACTCACTTAATGGAGAAAACCAGATGCAACTCATTCAGATCGAACCGACGTTGTCCAACCAGTCCAATGATGCCTACAACACGCCGCACACTGCACCGGCCAAGAACAGCTAAGGACTAGACCTTGCAACGGACGCTGGGCCCGGCGTCCGGTCTCAGGCTTAGGCATACCAATGACACCCACATTGTTCTTGAAAATTCTAGACGGGCGACTCGTTCTCTGGGACTACCAAAATCACAAGCAGTATCAGGTTGACACTGCACATGTGACGAGACTTCTCGAATTGGCTACAGGCTCCGAACGCCGCGACGACGCAATCGATACCGAGATAACCGAGGCAGGCGTGCTATCCAAATCCGACCCTGAGGCATGGGGATGGGACTGCTTGTCTAGGATGTTCCACGTGGGTACACAGGTACCCAGGAGCGAACAAGTTCCGGGGGCAATTCCATACTTGGGATACATCGAGCACTGCACCTCTGTAGCCGACAAGATTCCCGACAACGAAGTACTTCGCGGCGGACCGATTACGGCGCTCCCAGCCCCGCGCAACATCACCGGCGCGGATTTGGGTTCAACGTTGAAGGCACGATACACCTGCCGCGCTTTTCTTAGGTTCATTGAGCATTACCGGGGAAGGCGGCGCGGATTTTGAGGAAGAAGTATTCCTGGTCTCGGTAGCCGTAGGCGCGCCGCTTAATGACCTTGATAGTGTTGTTAATGCCCTCAACGATGCTGGTGTTTAGACGATGTCGGCATCTGGCCAGGATGCCATGCAGATAGCCTTTCAGACGCTGAGCGAAGGTGTTCAAGGGGGCTATTCCGCTTTGCTCGGCCTGCTCGCACCAGTGGTGCCAGGCTTGTTTTGCCCAGGCAGGTCTTCGGTAGAACCAGAGCCGCTTGAGTTCGTCCCTCAGGACATAGACCGTCAGCAGCGGCTGGTTGGCTTGCAGCAATTCGTCGAGCCGGACGGCCTGCTGCCGGTCTAGCTTGTCGCGGTTGCGCAATAACAGCCAGCGGCTCGATTTGATGACCCGGCGCGCGGGACGGTCCTGGCGCAGTTGGTTGGCCTGATCCACGCGCACCCGATCAATGACCTCTCGTCCGTACTTGGCCACGACATGGAACAAGTCATAGACGATCTCCGCCCGTGGGCAGTGGGCCTGGATTTCTAACTCGTAGGCCGTAGTCATGTCGATGGCTACGGCCTTGATGCGTTGGGCGACCCCACGCGGCAATTGCTCGAAGAACGCCCGAGCCGTCTCGCGTGAGCGTCCTGGGCCGATCCACAGCACCTGCCTGCTGATCGGATCGACGACTACCGTCGCGTACCGATGCCCTTTATGCAGGGCGAACTCGTCCATCGCTAAATACTCGATCCTGGACCAATCCGGTTCGCGCACTGACGCTCGGAGCCGGGCCTTGTCCAGCGTCTTGACGGTATGCCAACCCAGCTCGAAGAACCTCGCCACCGCCTGCACGTTGCTCGATTGCAGCAATTGGCTGCAGGCCGCCGCAAGCCGATCCGTCACCCGCTGGTAGCGACCCAGCCAAGTAAGCCGCTCCAGGCGCGGGCCAC
The Pandoraea oxalativorans genome window above contains:
- the trpS gene encoding tryptophan--tRNA ligase — protein: MSVSKAPADRKVILTGDRPTGPLHLGHYVGSLKNRVAYQHEYKQFILVADAQALTDNTDDEGKGRDKVHRNVSEVALDYLAVGIDPDVTTICVQTWLPELTELTFYYLNLVTVARLERNPTVKQEISLRNFERDIPAGFLTYPVSQAADITAFRATLVPVGEDQLPMIEQTNEIARRLNRMAGREILTEAKALVPPIGRLPGIDGKAKMSKSLGNVINISSSPDEIRAAVKKCYTDPLHLKVEDPGHLEGNVAFAYLDAFDEDKEGLQALKDHYVRGGLADSKVKARLEERLQEMLRPMRERREEYAKNPDYVWDMLRAGTERARETVSHTLDDVRSVFVTPGWKK
- a CDS encoding ISL3 family transposase; protein product: MLDRKLLESLGGWQGYAVERVEWPEGTGRTLSIYLKPTAKVMLCEQCGARCRQVHETTVRRVRDLPLFEYRVVLHVPRRRLLCEQCGGPRLERLTWLGRYQRVTDRLAAACSQLLQSSNVQAVARFFELGWHTVKTLDKARLRASVREPDWSRIEYLAMDEFALHKGHRYATVVVDPISRQVLWIGPGRSRETARAFFEQLPRGVAQRIKAVAIDMTTAYELEIQAHCPRAEIVYDLFHVVAKYGREVIDRVRVDQANQLRQDRPARRVIKSSRWLLLRNRDKLDRQQAVRLDELLQANQPLLTVYVLRDELKRLWFYRRPAWAKQAWHHWCEQAEQSGIAPLNTFAQRLKGYLHGILARCRHRLNTSIVEGINNTIKVIKRRAYGYRDQEYFFLKIRAAFPGNAQ